In one Nocardia tengchongensis genomic region, the following are encoded:
- the serB gene encoding phosphoserine phosphatase SerB, protein MSASDTTVLVTVTGPDKPGVTSVLLAALANNGVSLLDVEQVVIRGRLTLGVLVSCPTDPEGLQDQLEDAMASIGMNVDVEIGASAVSGAKLSTHAVVVLGSPVTARAFSAIARKLAALGVNIDSIRGIADYPVTGLELLVTVPAADADTETALRTTLSAVAAKESVDVAVEKAGLARRAKRLIVFDVDSTLIQGEVIEMLAAHAGVEDEVRQVTEAAMRGEIDFAESLRQRVATLAGLDASVIDEVAERIELTPGARTTIRTLRRLGFRCGVVSGGFRQVIEPLAHELELDFVQANTLEIRDGKLTGAVTGEIVDRAAKAVALRRFAAETGVAMEQTVAVGDGANDIDMLNAAGLGIAFNAKPALREVADAALSHPFLDAVLFILGVTRDEVEAADARDGGIRRVPLPH, encoded by the coding sequence TTGAGCGCGTCTGACACGACGGTTCTGGTCACGGTCACCGGACCCGACAAGCCGGGCGTCACGTCGGTGCTACTCGCCGCACTGGCCAACAACGGGGTCAGTCTGCTGGACGTGGAGCAGGTCGTCATTCGCGGCCGCCTCACCCTGGGTGTGCTGGTGTCGTGTCCCACCGATCCCGAGGGGCTGCAGGATCAGCTCGAGGACGCCATGGCCTCCATCGGCATGAACGTCGATGTGGAGATCGGGGCGAGCGCCGTGTCGGGCGCGAAGCTGTCCACCCACGCGGTCGTGGTGCTGGGTTCGCCGGTCACCGCCCGCGCCTTCAGCGCCATCGCGCGCAAGCTGGCCGCGCTGGGCGTGAACATCGATTCGATTCGCGGCATCGCCGACTACCCGGTGACGGGTCTGGAGCTGCTGGTCACCGTGCCCGCCGCCGACGCGGACACCGAGACCGCGCTGCGCACCACGCTGTCCGCGGTGGCCGCCAAGGAGAGCGTGGACGTGGCGGTCGAGAAGGCCGGTCTGGCGCGACGGGCCAAGCGGCTCATCGTGTTCGACGTGGACTCCACCCTGATCCAGGGTGAGGTGATCGAGATGCTGGCCGCGCACGCCGGCGTCGAGGACGAGGTCCGCCAGGTCACCGAGGCCGCCATGCGCGGCGAGATCGACTTCGCCGAATCCCTGCGCCAGCGCGTCGCCACTCTGGCCGGGCTGGACGCCTCGGTCATCGACGAGGTCGCCGAGCGCATCGAGCTCACCCCCGGCGCCCGCACCACCATTCGCACCCTGCGCCGCCTGGGCTTCCGCTGCGGCGTGGTCTCCGGCGGTTTCCGTCAGGTCATCGAGCCGCTGGCGCACGAGCTGGAACTGGACTTCGTGCAGGCCAACACGCTCGAGATCCGCGACGGCAAGCTGACCGGCGCGGTGACCGGGGAGATCGTGGATCGGGCCGCGAAAGCCGTTGCGCTGCGCCGGTTCGCGGCCGAGACGGGCGTGGCGATGGAGCAGACCGTCGCGGTCGGCGACGGCGCGAACGACATCGACATGCTCAATGCCGCCGGGCTCGGTATTGCGTTCAACGCCAAGCCGGCGCTGCGCGAGGTGGCCGACGCGGCGCTGTCGCATCCGTTCCTGGACGCGGTGCTGTTCATCCTCGGCGTCACCCGCGACGAGGTGGAGGCGGCCGACGCCCGCGACGGCGGCATTCGCCGCGTGCCGCTGCCGCACTGA
- a CDS encoding peptidyl-tRNA hydrolase, protein MSSVGSTIDAGFEARHAELAKGYGGGGDPADPALVQAMQMVLHIPKNDPPARSALLAAAASAVVALCLDERVGPGGEWEERYLTWKHSRIRKVARRARGAQWLAAQEVDGVTVEFAGAQARALVPGPVGEVDPRIRRLQISGTELPVEEEIAIDPEFPVLWVDAELGMTVGKAAAQVGHASMLLAGALPVRQAYAWAGTGFRCTVAEADPGHWAELQRRVARGDAVAVRDAGFTEVAPGSTTVIAVP, encoded by the coding sequence GTGTCGAGCGTTGGATCCACCATCGATGCCGGTTTCGAGGCCAGGCACGCGGAGCTGGCCAAGGGGTACGGCGGCGGGGGCGATCCCGCCGACCCGGCGCTGGTCCAGGCCATGCAGATGGTGCTGCACATCCCCAAGAACGACCCGCCCGCGCGTTCGGCGCTGCTGGCCGCCGCCGCCTCGGCGGTGGTGGCGCTGTGCCTGGACGAGCGGGTCGGGCCCGGGGGCGAGTGGGAGGAACGGTATTTGACGTGGAAACACTCACGAATCCGCAAGGTGGCGCGGCGGGCTCGGGGCGCGCAGTGGCTGGCCGCGCAGGAAGTCGACGGTGTGACAGTCGAATTCGCGGGCGCGCAGGCGCGGGCGCTGGTGCCGGGCCCGGTCGGCGAGGTGGATCCGCGGATTCGCCGACTCCAGATCAGTGGCACCGAGCTTCCGGTCGAGGAAGAGATCGCAATCGATCCGGAATTTCCGGTGCTATGGGTGGACGCGGAATTGGGTATGACTGTGGGGAAGGCAGCGGCACAGGTAGGGCATGCGAGCATGCTGCTCGCAGGCGCCCTCCCGGTGCGGCAGGCGTATGCGTGGGCCGGCACCGGATTCCGGTGCACCGTCGCGGAGGCCGACCCGGGGCACTGGGCGGAGTTGCAGCGGCGGGTGGCCCGGGGCGACGCGGTGGCGGTGCGCGATGCCGGGTTCACGGAGGTGGCTCCCGGATCGACGACCGTGATCGCGGTGCCGTAG
- a CDS encoding nitronate monooxygenase, which translates to MTEDAGLRTNWSDSMGLRAPIVNAPMGGVAGGRLAVAVAAAGGLGMIGMGSAGSVEALERELAAAALACELPGLERELMGSAAAPAPGPIGIGLVDWVAAARPGLLDLALAAKPALLSVSFGTDLSWAARAREAGIRTATQIYTVEDARRARDAGIDVLVARGLEGGGHGAPELATLPLLEAVLDTVPGPVLAAGGIGSARGVAAMLAAGAAGVWLGTALAAGEESLLSPGGRRALLAARGTDTIVTRVFDVGMELPWPQRFPARVLRNDFTERWHDRIDELSVTTAAPPEPAGDAAPAHAEQAAAARAELAAANAADDPRIAPVDAGQGVGLVTAVRPVAEILDELCSGAARLLAEGRH; encoded by the coding sequence GTGACGGAGGATGCGGGACTGCGGACCAACTGGTCGGACTCGATGGGGTTGCGGGCGCCGATCGTGAACGCGCCCATGGGCGGCGTCGCCGGGGGCAGGCTCGCGGTCGCCGTCGCGGCGGCCGGGGGACTGGGCATGATCGGCATGGGCAGCGCGGGCTCCGTCGAGGCGCTCGAACGGGAGCTGGCCGCGGCCGCCCTCGCATGCGAACTTCCCGGGCTCGAGCGGGAACTGATGGGGAGCGCGGCAGCGCCCGCACCCGGCCCGATCGGAATCGGCCTGGTCGACTGGGTGGCGGCGGCCCGGCCGGGACTGCTCGACCTCGCCCTCGCCGCGAAACCCGCCCTGCTGTCGGTGAGCTTCGGGACCGATCTGTCGTGGGCCGCCCGCGCCCGCGAAGCCGGAATCCGGACGGCGACACAGATTTACACCGTCGAGGACGCTCGGCGCGCCCGCGACGCCGGGATCGACGTGCTGGTCGCGCGCGGTCTCGAGGGCGGCGGGCACGGTGCGCCCGAGCTGGCCACGCTGCCATTGCTGGAAGCGGTGCTCGACACCGTGCCCGGCCCGGTGCTGGCGGCAGGTGGCATCGGCTCGGCGCGGGGAGTGGCCGCGATGCTCGCCGCGGGGGCCGCGGGAGTATGGCTGGGCACCGCGCTGGCGGCCGGCGAGGAATCGCTGCTCTCGCCGGGTGGCCGTCGCGCGCTGCTCGCGGCCCGGGGCACCGACACCATCGTCACGCGGGTCTTCGACGTCGGCATGGAACTGCCGTGGCCGCAGCGCTTTCCGGCCCGGGTGCTGCGCAACGACTTCACCGAGCGCTGGCACGACCGGATCGACGAGTTGTCGGTGACGACCGCCGCCCCTCCCGAACCGGCCGGCGATGCCGCGCCCGCGCACGCTGAACAGGCCGCGGCCGCGCGGGCCGAGCTGGCCGCCGCCAACGCCGCCGACGATCCGCGGATCGCGCCGGTCGACGCGGGGCAGGGGGTCGGGCTGGTGACGGCGGTGCGGCCCGTCGCCGAGATCCTGGACGAATTGTGTTCCGGCGCCGCACGCCTGCTCGCGGAAGGCCGGCACTGA
- a CDS encoding ABC transporter ATP-binding protein, with protein MDPVPQPDPDLLIDFNDVTVRRSGHTLVGPVTWQVELDERWVVLGPNGAGKTSLLRMAAAEMHPTSGVANLLGETLGRVDINELRPRIGISSAAIASRVPIDEKVSDLVVSAGYAVMGRWRERYDDMDTDRAVDILESLGAEHLSDRTYGTLSEGERKRVLIARALMTDPELLLLDEPAAGLDLGGREELVERLGDLAADPDAPATVLVTHHVEEIPPGFTHGLLLNEGAVVAQGLLTDVLTSENLSEAFRQSIQLDRIDGRYFARRSQRFGRHRNR; from the coding sequence ATGGACCCCGTGCCGCAACCGGATCCCGATCTGCTCATCGATTTCAACGACGTCACCGTCCGACGTTCCGGACATACCCTGGTCGGTCCGGTCACCTGGCAGGTGGAATTGGACGAACGCTGGGTGGTGCTGGGCCCCAATGGCGCGGGCAAGACCTCGCTGCTGAGGATGGCCGCCGCCGAGATGCATCCCACCTCCGGTGTCGCCAATCTGCTCGGCGAGACGCTCGGGCGGGTCGACATCAACGAACTACGCCCGCGCATCGGAATCTCCTCCGCCGCCATCGCCAGCCGGGTGCCGATCGACGAGAAGGTCTCCGATCTGGTGGTGTCGGCCGGTTACGCGGTGATGGGCCGCTGGCGTGAGCGGTACGACGATATGGATACCGACCGGGCTGTAGACATTCTGGAAAGCCTGGGCGCGGAACACCTTTCCGACCGCACCTACGGGACGCTCTCCGAAGGCGAGCGCAAGCGGGTGCTCATCGCCCGCGCGCTGATGACCGACCCGGAACTGCTGCTGCTCGACGAACCCGCCGCCGGACTCGATCTGGGCGGCCGCGAGGAACTGGTCGAACGGCTCGGCGATCTGGCCGCCGACCCGGACGCGCCCGCCACCGTCCTGGTCACCCACCACGTGGAGGAGATCCCGCCGGGCTTCACCCACGGCCTGCTGCTCAATGAGGGCGCGGTGGTCGCGCAGGGTTTGCTCACCGATGTGCTGACTTCGGAGAACCTGAGTGAGGCGTTCCGGCAGTCGATTCAGCTGGATCGCATCGACGGCCGCTATTTCGCCCGCCGCAGCCAGCGCTTCGGCCGTCATCGCAATCGCTGA
- a CDS encoding protease inhibitor I42 family protein, translated as MRLRMPLVMVTAGLALAGCGSSGSNEATPLSATSVAVTTAASPTAHAAERIGADADGKDVSLEVGQGLIVTLEANPTTGYAWQVGELDQKVVKPNGSPDYEQDSNPDGKVGVGGKSVLNFVAAAPGSTTLSLSYMRAWEQGVEPAKRFTVNVTVR; from the coding sequence GTGCGCCTGCGTATGCCGCTGGTGATGGTGACGGCGGGCCTCGCGCTGGCCGGCTGCGGCAGTTCCGGTTCGAACGAGGCGACACCGCTGTCCGCCACCAGCGTCGCGGTCACCACCGCGGCGTCACCGACCGCGCACGCGGCCGAGCGGATCGGCGCCGACGCCGACGGCAAGGACGTGAGTCTGGAAGTGGGCCAGGGGCTGATCGTCACCCTCGAGGCCAATCCGACCACCGGATACGCCTGGCAGGTCGGTGAACTGGACCAGAAGGTGGTGAAGCCGAACGGCTCTCCGGACTACGAGCAGGACTCGAATCCGGACGGCAAGGTCGGCGTGGGCGGCAAGTCGGTGCTGAATTTCGTGGCGGCCGCACCCGGCTCCACCACGTTGAGCCTGTCGTACATGCGCGCCTGGGAACAGGGCGTGGAGCCCGCCAAGCGTTTCACCGTGAACGTGACGGTGCGTTAG
- the ctaD gene encoding cytochrome c oxidase subunit I: MTAVEPRPASLVEAARPYPQRTGPKGSFIFKMVTTTDPKVLGVMYLVTAMSFFMVGGIMALLMRAELARPGMQFLSPEQFNQLFTMHGTIMLLFYATAIVFGFANIILPLQIGAPDVAFPRLNAFSYWLYLFGGTMATAGFITPGGAADFGWTAYTPLSDIVHSPGVGADLWILGLAVSGLGTILGGVNMLTTVVCLRCPGMTMFRMPIFTWNIAVTSVLVLLAFPLLTAALFGLAYDRHLGGHIYDPASGGVLLYQHLFWYFGHPEVYIIALPFFGIVSEIFPVFSRKPIFGYTTLVYATLGIAALSIAVWAHHMYATGAVLLPYFSFMTFLIAVPTGVKFFNWIGTMWRGQLTFETPMLWSVGFLVTFLFGGLSGVILAAPPIDFHVSDTYFVVAHFHYVLFGTIVFATFAGIYFWFPKMTGRMMDERLGKWHFWATFVGFHTTFLVQHWLGNMGMPRRYADYLPSDGFTTLNTISTIGAFILGSSMLPFIWNVFKSYRYGEVVTVDDPWGYGNSLEWATSCPPPRHNFYELPRIRSERPAFELHYPHMVDRMRAEAHVGWGTKSHNVHELEKASH; encoded by the coding sequence GTGACTGCCGTAGAACCGCGGCCGGCCAGCCTTGTGGAGGCGGCGCGGCCCTATCCTCAAAGGACGGGTCCGAAGGGATCGTTCATCTTCAAGATGGTCACCACCACGGACCCGAAGGTTCTCGGCGTCATGTACTTGGTGACCGCCATGTCCTTCTTCATGGTCGGCGGCATCATGGCGCTGCTCATGCGCGCCGAGCTGGCCCGACCGGGCATGCAGTTCCTGTCGCCGGAACAGTTCAACCAGCTGTTCACCATGCACGGCACGATCATGCTGCTCTTCTACGCGACCGCGATCGTGTTCGGCTTCGCCAACATCATCCTGCCGCTGCAGATCGGCGCCCCTGACGTGGCCTTCCCGCGTCTGAACGCGTTCAGCTACTGGCTGTACCTGTTCGGCGGCACCATGGCGACCGCGGGCTTCATCACCCCCGGCGGCGCGGCGGACTTCGGCTGGACCGCGTACACCCCGCTCTCGGACATCGTCCACTCGCCCGGCGTCGGCGCCGACCTGTGGATCCTGGGTCTGGCCGTCTCCGGTCTGGGCACCATCCTCGGTGGCGTCAACATGCTCACCACCGTGGTCTGCCTGCGCTGCCCGGGTATGACCATGTTCCGGATGCCGATCTTCACCTGGAACATCGCCGTCACCTCGGTGCTGGTGCTGCTGGCCTTCCCGCTGCTCACCGCGGCGCTGTTCGGCCTGGCCTACGACCGCCACCTGGGTGGCCACATCTACGACCCGGCCAGCGGCGGTGTCCTGCTCTACCAGCACCTGTTCTGGTACTTCGGCCACCCCGAGGTGTACATCATCGCGCTGCCGTTCTTCGGCATCGTGTCGGAGATCTTCCCGGTCTTCAGCCGTAAGCCGATCTTCGGTTACACCACCCTGGTCTACGCGACCCTGGGTATCGCGGCCCTGTCCATCGCGGTGTGGGCGCACCACATGTACGCGACCGGTGCGGTGCTGCTGCCGTACTTCTCGTTCATGACGTTCCTCATCGCGGTCCCGACCGGCGTGAAGTTCTTCAACTGGATCGGCACCATGTGGCGCGGTCAGCTCACCTTCGAGACCCCGATGCTCTGGTCGGTCGGCTTCCTGGTGACCTTCCTCTTCGGTGGTCTGTCGGGTGTCATCCTGGCCGCCCCGCCGATCGACTTCCACGTGTCGGACACCTACTTCGTGGTCGCGCACTTCCACTACGTGCTCTTCGGCACCATCGTGTTCGCCACCTTCGCGGGCATCTACTTCTGGTTCCCGAAGATGACCGGCCGCATGATGGACGAGCGCCTGGGCAAGTGGCACTTCTGGGCCACCTTCGTCGGCTTCCACACCACGTTCCTGGTGCAGCACTGGCTGGGCAACATGGGTATGCCGCGTCGTTACGCCGACTACCTGCCGAGCGACGGATTCACCACCCTGAACACCATCTCCACGATCGGTGCCTTCATCCTGGGTTCGTCGATGCTGCCGTTCATCTGGAACGTCTTCAAGTCCTACCGCTACGGCGAGGTCGTGACCGTGGACGACCCGTGGGGCTACGGCAACTCCCTGGAGTGGGCGACCTCCTGCCCGCCGCCGCGGCACAACTTCTACGAGCTGCCGCGCATCCGCTCCGAGCGTCCCGCGTTCGAGCTGCACTACCCGCACATGGTGGACCGCATGCGCGCCGAGGCCCACGTGGGCTGGGGCACCAAGTCCCACAATGTGCACGAGCTGGAGAAGGCGTCGCACTAG
- a CDS encoding MoaF N-terminal domain-containing protein, producing MGRTNGAFATRNAGPIASRGTGAIAILAVALAAAGCVADPPAAQQVSKSHAAETLGKAAVPADLNGKTVQLSYDVGSGGTITFAADGRTVTYTAADTGRRTSAPVAVAAVEAGVFLVTWTDDAGEVVSQVQDYRTGRVEGTWTRRPDPAGPPVIETRTGSVHLTE from the coding sequence GTGGGCCGGACCAACGGTGCCTTCGCTACCCGCAACGCGGGCCCCATCGCGTCCCGGGGCACCGGTGCGATCGCGATCCTCGCCGTCGCCCTCGCCGCGGCCGGATGCGTCGCCGATCCACCGGCAGCCCAGCAGGTTTCGAAGTCGCACGCCGCCGAAACCCTCGGCAAGGCCGCGGTGCCCGCGGACCTGAACGGTAAGACGGTGCAGCTCAGCTACGACGTCGGCTCGGGCGGCACCATCACCTTCGCCGCCGACGGGCGCACCGTCACCTACACCGCCGCCGACACCGGCCGCCGGACCAGCGCCCCGGTCGCGGTCGCGGCCGTCGAGGCGGGCGTCTTCCTGGTTACCTGGACCGACGACGCCGGTGAGGTGGTCAGCCAGGTGCAGGACTACCGGACCGGCCGGGTCGAGGGCACCTGGACCCGCCGCCCCGACCCCGCCGGGCCGCCCGTCATCGAAACCCGCACCGGATCAGTGCATTTGACCGAGTGA
- a CDS encoding ABC transporter substrate-binding protein, translating into MRHLRSVGLVSAATLLSVGLLAGCAKTDDNSASIVRTTTNIAGAGVVGIERDTTKACALPTVPDSAAGTRTVAHAAGTAEVPADAKRIVVLSTPALDAACALGLWERVVGAATVSGPSPQPEYLGSGIAAISGVGMVDSPDPAKIAELKPDLIIGPAADGSRYDALKAIAPTVLVGDDHGWQATFTGFAEALNRKAAGAKALDDYRTAAKDTGIAANAALTQASVIRFDPKTIQVQGGNSFAAQVLGDAGVQRPQAQRGDSFDVSSLSTEADRNKIEGDLIFLMFDGKDGLAYGKSIMKGDNWKQLGAVSDRREFAVDDTIWHGSGITAARAMLEDIRNNLNGYVAD; encoded by the coding sequence ATGCGGCATTTGCGCAGTGTGGGATTGGTCTCGGCGGCCACGCTGCTGTCCGTCGGCCTGCTCGCGGGTTGCGCGAAGACCGATGACAACTCCGCCTCGATCGTGCGCACGACCACGAATATCGCGGGGGCGGGCGTGGTCGGCATCGAGCGCGACACCACCAAGGCCTGCGCGCTACCGACCGTCCCGGATTCGGCGGCGGGCACCCGGACCGTCGCCCACGCGGCGGGCACCGCGGAGGTCCCCGCCGACGCCAAGCGCATCGTGGTGCTGTCCACGCCCGCCTTGGACGCGGCCTGCGCGCTGGGTCTGTGGGAGCGGGTGGTCGGCGCGGCCACGGTCTCGGGTCCGTCACCGCAGCCCGAATATCTGGGTAGCGGGATCGCCGCGATCTCGGGGGTCGGCATGGTCGACAGCCCGGATCCGGCGAAGATCGCGGAGCTGAAGCCGGATCTGATCATCGGCCCGGCCGCCGACGGCTCGCGCTACGACGCCTTGAAGGCCATCGCCCCGACCGTCCTGGTCGGTGACGACCACGGCTGGCAGGCCACCTTCACCGGTTTCGCGGAGGCCCTGAACCGCAAGGCGGCCGGCGCCAAGGCGCTCGACGACTACCGCACCGCCGCGAAGGACACCGGCATCGCCGCCAACGCCGCGCTCACCCAGGCGTCGGTGATCCGCTTCGACCCGAAGACGATTCAGGTGCAGGGCGGCAACAGCTTCGCCGCCCAGGTGCTGGGTGACGCGGGCGTGCAGCGCCCGCAGGCGCAGCGCGGCGACTCCTTCGACGTGTCCAGCCTGAGCACCGAGGCCGACCGCAACAAGATCGAGGGCGACCTCATCTTCCTCATGTTCGACGGCAAGGACGGCCTCGCCTACGGCAAGTCGATCATGAAGGGCGACAACTGGAAACAGCTCGGCGCGGTCAGCGACCGCCGCGAGTTCGCCGTCGACGACACCATCTGGCACGGCAGCGGCATCACCGCCGCCCGAGCCATGCTCGAGGACATTCGCAACAACCTCAACGGCTACGTCGCCGACTGA